One Leucoraja erinacea ecotype New England unplaced genomic scaffold, Leri_hhj_1 Leri_236S, whole genome shotgun sequence genomic window carries:
- the LOC129716441 gene encoding uncharacterized protein LOC129716441: MCQSAGHCRPHLSFVERFFRTNTFDHKSIRKWSTWKVLVTLQGNVSMDPVAWFPEQTAQLVWQNVSSPQLTNKHQDLAWLAGEGSPPRQILPAPSEPHYKCALPRDGCYGEEMVAHLFAECGFAKPVWRGLQGSLSWFIPNSSVIEEDQQKQLIGLYCICIVITVPRDTFRVASSAAGRSPRRSLVCPLFTTQQSEMSIGECCRLARCRLQEYVLRDALKTGAANVKARCGRTTVSGPSDAEHGGQGVVETPFAIFCRVHQEGCEHKRSDITRQWGHSSKDLPVHGRCRRLLLGSKVGPQIDQHLRPV; encoded by the exons atgtgccagtcagctggacattgccgcccccaTCTGTCATTCGTGGAAAGGTTCTttcggaccaacacctttgaccacaagtccatcaggAAGTGGTCAACATGGAAGGTCCTGGTGACACTGCAGGGGAATGTCtccatggatccggtggcgtggttcccagagcagactgcccagcttgtctggcaaaatgtctCATCACcacaactcaccaacaagcaccaagacctggcttggctggcgggtgaggggagccctcccaggcagatccttcctgcaccgtcggaacctcactataAGTGCGCGCtgcctcgggacggctgctatggagaggagatggttgcccacctctttgcagagtgtggattcgcaaagccagtctggagaggtctgcaagggtccctgtcatggtttattccgaacagctccgtcatagaagaggaccagcagaagcagctgattggcttgtattgtatttgtattgtaatt actgtacccagggacacattcagagtggcatcgagtgctgctggaaggtcaccaagacgctctttggtctgcccgttgttcaccacccagcagagcgagatgtccatcggggaatgttgccgactggcccgctgcagactgcaggagtacgtgctgagggacgcactgaagacTGGTGCAGCCAACGTCAAGGCTCGGtgtgggaggaccacagtctcagGTCCTTCCGATGCTGAACATggagggcagggtgtggtggagacacctTTTGCTATCTTTTGCCGAGTTCATCAGGAAGGAtgtgagcataagaggagtgacattaccaggcagtgggggcattcaagtaaagacctccctgtacatggacgatgtcgccgtcttctgctcggatccaaggtcggtccgcagattgatcagcatctgcgaccagtttga